One window from the genome of Rufibacter tibetensis encodes:
- the tsaE gene encoding tRNA (adenosine(37)-N6)-threonylcarbamoyltransferase complex ATPase subunit type 1 TsaE, whose amino-acid sequence MPDKGTREQTLHLSTKSDLPAAAADLLSFIGQKKIILFEGEMAAGKTTFIKAICAQKGVHEPVSSPTFSLVNEYEGEGGELIYHFDFYRVENEEEALDMGALEYFSSGNLCLIEWPSKVANLLPDEGVEVSIETGETEEARIISMRVYDGGNDGEEQRV is encoded by the coding sequence ATGCCTGATAAGGGAACGCGTGAACAAACGCTTCATCTCTCCACAAAATCGGATTTACCCGCCGCTGCCGCTGATTTATTATCATTTATCGGACAAAAAAAGATAATTTTGTTTGAAGGTGAAATGGCGGCGGGTAAAACCACCTTTATCAAGGCAATATGTGCCCAGAAAGGGGTTCATGAGCCGGTTAGCAGCCCTACGTTTTCCCTCGTGAATGAGTACGAAGGGGAAGGTGGGGAACTCATTTACCATTTTGATTTTTATAGGGTCGAAAATGAGGAAGAGGCCCTAGATATGGGAGCGCTGGAATATTTCAGTTCCGGTAACCTTTGCCTCATAGAATGGCCCTCTAAAGTAGCAAATCTACTGCCCGATGAGGGGGTAGAAGTGTCTATAGAAACAGGAGAGACCGAAGAAGCGCGTATCATTAGTATGAGAGTATATGATGGAGGAAATGACGGAGAAGAACAGCGGGTTTGA
- a CDS encoding alanine dehydrogenase, giving the protein MTEKNSGFEALTKATARSLMPKESMLAVETRKRSLFIGLPKESSLQENRIGLTPEAVKQLTDNGHEVWIESGAGAPSKYSDHEYSEAGGVIVYSTKEVYEADILLKIAPPTYDELEFFKPGQTLISALQIGSLTSEYISALCKKKISAISFELLKDKSDTKPVVRAMSEIAGSTVMLIAAEYLSSSNEGKGVILGGITGVPPSKVVIIGAGTVAEYATRAALGLGAEVKVFDDHLYKLRRLKQNVGTQLFTSTLDHTILHKEIQDADVVIGAVTTEDGQVPCMISEEVVAKMNPGSVIIDVSIDEGGCFETSEMTTHKRPVYRKYDVIHYCVPNIPSRVPRTATKALSNIFTPMFLEISKYGGVNEALFTHEHYRSGVYIYKGSLTNAAIAKKFNMRYKELSLMIAVRN; this is encoded by the coding sequence ATGACGGAGAAGAACAGCGGGTTTGAGGCATTGACCAAGGCTACAGCCCGCAGTCTTATGCCCAAAGAGTCAATGTTGGCGGTTGAGACCCGCAAACGGAGTTTGTTTATTGGTCTCCCCAAAGAGTCTTCTCTACAGGAAAACCGCATAGGCCTTACTCCTGAGGCGGTGAAACAACTCACCGACAACGGGCATGAGGTTTGGATTGAATCCGGTGCCGGTGCCCCCTCCAAGTACTCTGACCATGAATATTCTGAGGCGGGCGGCGTAATTGTCTACTCCACCAAAGAAGTTTACGAGGCAGACATCCTCCTCAAGATTGCCCCGCCTACTTATGATGAACTGGAGTTCTTCAAACCCGGACAAACCCTCATCTCGGCGTTGCAAATTGGTAGCCTCACCTCAGAATACATTAGCGCTCTTTGCAAGAAAAAGATCAGCGCTATCTCTTTTGAACTTTTAAAGGACAAATCAGACACAAAACCGGTGGTACGGGCCATGAGCGAAATTGCAGGCAGTACCGTCATGCTGATTGCCGCTGAATACCTAAGCAGCAGTAACGAAGGAAAAGGGGTGATTCTGGGCGGAATAACGGGTGTGCCACCGTCCAAAGTAGTCATCATCGGGGCCGGTACTGTGGCTGAATACGCCACTCGTGCTGCCCTAGGTCTTGGTGCCGAAGTAAAGGTCTTTGATGACCACCTCTACAAACTACGCCGCCTTAAGCAGAACGTAGGTACCCAACTCTTCACCTCCACGTTAGACCACACCATACTGCACAAAGAGATTCAGGACGCGGATGTGGTGATAGGAGCGGTTACCACCGAAGACGGCCAGGTACCGTGCATGATTTCAGAAGAGGTAGTCGCCAAAATGAACCCTGGCTCAGTCATTATTGACGTGAGCATTGACGAAGGCGGTTGTTTTGAGACCTCAGAGATGACCACGCACAAGCGCCCTGTCTACCGGAAATATGATGTGATTCACTACTGTGTTCCAAACATTCCGTCAAGGGTTCCGCGCACGGCTACCAAAGCTCTAAGCAACATCTTTACGCCCATGTTCCTGGAGATTTCTAAATACGGCGGCGTAAACGAAGCCCTCTTCACCCACGAGCATTATCGCAGCGGCGTTTACATTTACAAAGGCAGCCTTACCAATGCCGCCATCGCAAAGAAATTCAACATGCGGTACAAAGAGTTGAGCCTGATGATTGCTGTCCGGAATTAA
- a CDS encoding NifU family protein, with protein MAENALNEILLQKVEQALDSIRPYLKTDGGDVKVLEITEDKVVLLELMGACGSCPMSAMTFKGGIEQAIMRAVPEIKGIQAVNLTPMDV; from the coding sequence ATGGCAGAGAACGCACTAAATGAGATTTTACTCCAGAAAGTGGAGCAAGCCCTTGATTCTATCCGTCCGTACCTGAAAACAGACGGTGGTGATGTAAAGGTGCTGGAAATCACTGAGGATAAGGTGGTGTTGCTGGAACTGATGGGTGCCTGCGGCTCCTGCCCAATGTCTGCCATGACCTTCAAAGGCGGTATTGAGCAAGCCATCATGCGCGCCGTGCCTGAAATCAAAGGAATTCAGGCTGTGAACCTTACGCCAATGGACGTTTAA
- a CDS encoding Mrp/NBP35 family ATP-binding protein, which produces MAITQEDVLKALSYVEEPDLGKDLVTLNMIEDVQINGLDVAFTVILTTPACPLKDLIRNACIRAIHTMVDKDANVTVNMTSRVTSARQDNQALLKGVKNIIAVASGKGGVGKSTLTANLAVALAQSGAKVGLVDADISGPSMPTMFGVEDARPAVYRMPDGRNLIEPIEKYGIKLMSIGFLAPAESAVVWRGPMASSALKQFITEVDWGELDYLLIDLPPGTSDIHLTLVQTVPVTGAIIVTTPQKVAIADAVKGLQMFRQPQINVPILGLVENMAYFTPAELPENKYYIFGQGGGRDLAERYGVPFIGEVPLVQSIRESGDQGAPQILQEGAVASLAFEQVAQEVARQVSVRNASLGKTKIVEIKA; this is translated from the coding sequence ATGGCAATTACCCAAGAAGACGTATTAAAAGCCCTTAGTTATGTAGAGGAACCAGATCTTGGCAAAGACCTGGTGACTTTGAACATGATTGAGGACGTACAAATAAACGGTTTGGATGTAGCCTTCACGGTGATCCTGACTACTCCCGCTTGTCCGTTGAAAGACTTGATCCGGAACGCTTGTATCCGAGCCATCCACACCATGGTTGACAAAGACGCGAACGTAACCGTGAACATGACGTCACGGGTGACTTCGGCCCGCCAGGATAACCAGGCGTTGCTGAAGGGCGTGAAGAACATCATTGCGGTGGCTTCTGGAAAAGGCGGTGTAGGTAAATCTACCCTGACAGCTAACCTGGCTGTGGCGCTGGCTCAGTCTGGTGCCAAAGTAGGCTTGGTAGATGCCGATATCTCCGGGCCATCGATGCCTACCATGTTTGGGGTGGAAGATGCCCGCCCGGCGGTGTACCGCATGCCTGATGGCCGAAACCTGATTGAGCCCATTGAGAAATACGGCATTAAACTGATGTCTATCGGGTTCCTTGCCCCGGCCGAGAGTGCGGTAGTGTGGCGCGGCCCTATGGCCAGCTCTGCTTTAAAGCAGTTTATTACCGAGGTAGACTGGGGTGAACTTGATTATTTGCTTATAGACCTGCCTCCGGGAACCAGTGACATTCACTTGACGTTGGTACAGACAGTACCAGTAACAGGTGCTATCATTGTCACTACGCCTCAAAAAGTAGCCATTGCCGATGCCGTAAAAGGGTTGCAGATGTTCAGACAACCGCAGATCAACGTTCCGATTTTGGGATTGGTGGAAAACATGGCGTATTTTACCCCAGCAGAACTTCCAGAGAATAAATATTATATCTTTGGGCAAGGCGGTGGCCGTGATCTGGCTGAGCGCTACGGGGTTCCGTTCATTGGCGAAGTACCGTTGGTGCAAAGCATTCGCGAGAGCGGCGACCAAGGAGCTCCGCAGATTTTGCAGGAAGGCGCAGTTGCTTCTCTTGCATTTGAACAAGTAGCACAGGAAGTGGCCCGGCAGGTATCTGTCAGAAACGCTAGCCTGGGCAAAACCAAAATAGTAGAAATTAAAGCGTAA
- a CDS encoding flavin reductase family protein, with translation MQTFNPKEIPTGQFHSFMLGAIAPRPIAFASTIDNEGNVNLSPFSFFNCFGSNPPILIFSPARRVRDNTGKHTLDNVLDTGEVVINIANYAIVEQMSLASTEYDKGVNEFVKAGLTPVASTLVKPPRVAEAPVAFECKVVEVKSMGEKGGAANLVICEAILLHVKDEVFDTSGKTIDPVKLDAVARLGGDWYLRTTPDCLFELPKSLQNKGIGIDQLPEHIRNSSVLTGNNLARLGNTAILPTEAEVHEFMQDPMYRYLIQAHQHNPAEAERQIHLLAKKLLEEGHVHDAWKALLTLTLEKKAN, from the coding sequence ATGCAAACCTTCAACCCGAAAGAGATACCCACCGGTCAATTCCATAGTTTTATGTTGGGCGCCATTGCGCCCAGACCCATCGCTTTCGCCAGTACCATAGACAACGAGGGGAACGTAAACCTAAGCCCTTTTAGCTTTTTTAACTGCTTTGGCTCCAATCCGCCTATCCTTATCTTCTCCCCTGCCCGCCGGGTCCGTGACAATACCGGCAAACACACCTTAGACAATGTACTGGATACGGGTGAGGTAGTGATCAACATTGCCAACTATGCCATTGTAGAACAAATGTCTCTGGCCAGCACAGAATATGACAAGGGCGTAAATGAGTTCGTGAAAGCTGGTCTAACCCCAGTTGCCTCTACCTTAGTAAAACCACCCCGCGTGGCGGAAGCCCCAGTGGCCTTTGAGTGCAAAGTAGTAGAGGTGAAATCTATGGGAGAAAAAGGCGGCGCGGCAAACCTGGTCATCTGTGAAGCTATTCTCCTGCACGTTAAAGACGAGGTATTTGACACCAGTGGCAAAACCATTGACCCAGTCAAATTAGACGCCGTTGCCCGCTTAGGCGGTGATTGGTACCTCCGCACTACCCCTGATTGCTTGTTTGAATTGCCCAAGTCTCTTCAGAACAAAGGGATTGGGATAGACCAGCTGCCAGAACACATCCGGAACAGCTCCGTGTTAACCGGCAATAACTTAGCCCGTTTGGGTAATACTGCTATCTTGCCTACCGAAGCGGAAGTGCATGAATTCATGCAAGACCCCATGTACCGCTATTTGATTCAAGCACACCAACACAACCCTGCTGAAGCAGAAAGACAGATACACCTATTGGCTAAAAAGCTACTGGAAGAAGGCCACGTACATGACGCATGGAAAGCCTTGCTGACTCTAACATTGGAGAAGAAAGCCAATTAG
- the porX gene encoding T9SS response regulator signal transducer PorX, whose amino-acid sequence MQRYTILWADDEIDLLKPHILFLTDRGYDITPVNSGADAVEKVQEQTYDLVFLDENMPGLSGLEALSEIKAVRPTLPVVMITKSEEEHIMEEAIGSKIADYLIKPINPNQILLSIKKILDNRRLVEERTNSSYQRDFRTLGMAFGERLNYQEWADVYKKLVFWELEIADTEGKSMAEVINMQKDEANTNFAKFIMDNYEEWVNDETDEIPLMSHRLFKDRVFPMMKESDVPVYFVLIDNLRYDQWKVLEPIITDYFNVEQEEMYYSILPTTTAYARNAIFSGMLPADIAKRYPNLWVSDDEEEGKNLHEEDFLEIQFQQNKISDKFSYHKITNNNAGKELLTKFNNLENNKLNVIVYNFVDMLSHARTDMQMIRELAADEAAYRSLTRSWFMHSPLFDTLKAIADRKGRLIITTDHGTVRVKKPFKIVGDRNTNTNLRYKHGKNLGFTEKDVLVCRKPERFHLPKSNVSTAYVFAMNDDFFAYPNNYNYYVNHYKDTFQHGGVSLEECIIPFITLSTKNA is encoded by the coding sequence ATGCAAAGATATACTATTTTGTGGGCGGACGACGAGATTGACCTCCTCAAGCCGCATATTCTCTTCTTAACTGACAGAGGTTACGACATCACCCCGGTAAACAGCGGGGCCGATGCTGTGGAGAAGGTGCAGGAGCAGACGTATGACCTTGTCTTCTTAGACGAAAACATGCCCGGCCTAAGTGGTTTAGAGGCCTTAAGTGAAATTAAAGCCGTTCGGCCTACGCTACCGGTGGTCATGATAACCAAAAGCGAGGAAGAACACATCATGGAAGAGGCCATCGGGTCTAAAATAGCCGATTACCTTATCAAGCCCATCAACCCGAACCAGATACTGCTTTCTATCAAGAAGATTCTGGACAACCGCCGTCTGGTAGAGGAAAGAACCAACAGTTCGTACCAGCGCGACTTCAGAACCTTGGGCATGGCTTTCGGGGAACGCCTGAATTACCAGGAATGGGCCGATGTATACAAGAAATTGGTTTTCTGGGAACTGGAGATTGCTGACACGGAAGGCAAAAGCATGGCCGAGGTGATCAACATGCAGAAAGACGAGGCCAACACCAACTTCGCGAAGTTCATCATGGACAATTATGAAGAGTGGGTGAACGACGAAACCGATGAGATTCCGTTGATGTCACACAGGCTGTTTAAGGACCGCGTTTTCCCGATGATGAAGGAAAGCGATGTGCCGGTGTACTTTGTCTTGATAGACAACCTGCGCTATGACCAATGGAAAGTACTGGAACCCATCATCACAGACTATTTCAACGTGGAGCAGGAGGAGATGTATTACTCCATATTGCCTACTACCACTGCTTACGCCCGTAACGCCATTTTCTCAGGCATGCTGCCCGCCGACATTGCCAAACGCTACCCTAACCTGTGGGTGTCTGATGATGAGGAAGAAGGCAAGAACCTGCACGAAGAAGATTTCCTGGAAATCCAGTTTCAGCAGAACAAGATCAGTGATAAGTTCAGCTACCATAAAATCACGAATAATAACGCCGGAAAGGAGCTTTTAACCAAGTTCAATAACTTGGAGAACAACAAGCTCAACGTGATTGTCTACAACTTCGTGGACATGCTCTCCCATGCCCGTACAGACATGCAGATGATCAGGGAACTAGCCGCCGATGAGGCTGCCTATCGTTCTCTGACGCGTTCCTGGTTTATGCACTCGCCTCTGTTTGATACCCTTAAAGCCATTGCGGACCGCAAGGGCCGTCTCATCATCACCACAGACCACGGTACCGTGCGCGTAAAAAAGCCATTCAAGATTGTGGGCGACCGCAACACTAACACCAACCTGCGCTACAAGCACGGCAAGAACTTGGGCTTCACCGAGAAGGATGTATTAGTGTGCCGCAAGCCGGAGCGTTTTCACTTGCCCAAAAGCAACGTGTCTACGGCCTACGTGTTCGCCATGAACGATGACTTTTTTGCGTACCCTAATAATTACAACTACTACGTGAACCATTACAAAGACACGTTCCAGCACGGGGGCGTATCTTTGGAGGAATGTATCATTCCGTTTATAACACTTTCTACTAAAAATGCCTGA
- the dnaG gene encoding DNA primase, which translates to MALIKKEVVDQIILQADIVEVVGDFVSLKKKGQNLWACCPFHHEKSPSFSVAPNKGIYKCFGCGKAGNAVQFIMDVEGTSYVEALKYLAKKYSIDIEEDQSPAAVQAQNERDSLYILSDFAKKYYVNALHKNDEGQSIGAPYFKQRGLSAATINKFELGYSLDSWDDFTKAALEKGFALRYLEETGLTIVKQEEGKQYDRFRGRVMFPIQNVSGRTIGFGARTLKTNDKKSPKYVNSPESPIYHKSDVLYGMFQAKQSIRQEDNCYLVEGYLDVLSLHQGGIENVVASSGTSLTENQIKLIGRYTKNITVLYDGDPAGIKASLRGIDLILEGGLNVNVVLFPDGDDPDSYIRKVGDTAFKAYLEKHSQDFISFKSELYAQEAKDNPVKKADAIREMVVSIAKIPDAIKRSVFLKQCSLLFGIDEQVLISEYNKIHLTEQKNSRSQPSQPSSYGSSSSSYAPGSFEEMAAEAEAAAAAEAAMYEEEDQQETDQNSVLRTREREVIRFILNYADKEVEEGLTASQFMLGELEDIEFKTPIYKKLFDLCRLKLEQGFLPTASEFMQHEEKEIRTEVVDLLSEKYELSKGWATHEIIVPHESDLVSYGSEREVLRLKWRNVQLMIKEQMDTLPRLTEAQELDKTLRTIKALKEFEKQIADLLGIVVSR; encoded by the coding sequence ATGGCCCTGATAAAGAAAGAAGTTGTTGACCAGATCATCCTGCAAGCCGACATTGTGGAGGTAGTAGGGGATTTTGTGAGTTTGAAGAAGAAAGGCCAGAACCTATGGGCGTGCTGTCCTTTCCACCATGAGAAATCACCCTCGTTCAGCGTAGCGCCCAATAAAGGCATCTATAAATGCTTTGGGTGCGGCAAGGCGGGCAACGCGGTGCAGTTCATCATGGATGTGGAAGGCACCAGCTATGTAGAGGCGCTCAAGTACCTGGCTAAGAAGTACAGCATTGACATTGAGGAAGACCAGAGCCCGGCGGCAGTACAGGCACAGAACGAGCGCGACAGCCTCTACATTCTGTCTGACTTCGCAAAGAAATACTACGTAAACGCCCTCCACAAAAACGACGAGGGGCAAAGCATAGGCGCGCCCTATTTCAAGCAGCGCGGCCTTTCAGCGGCTACCATCAATAAGTTTGAGCTGGGGTATAGCTTAGACTCCTGGGATGATTTCACCAAAGCGGCCCTGGAAAAAGGCTTCGCCCTGAGGTATCTGGAAGAAACCGGCCTCACCATTGTCAAACAGGAAGAGGGCAAGCAGTATGACCGATTCCGTGGTAGGGTAATGTTCCCCATCCAGAACGTGTCGGGCCGTACCATTGGGTTTGGCGCGCGTACGCTCAAGACCAACGACAAGAAATCCCCCAAGTACGTCAACTCGCCGGAGTCGCCCATTTACCACAAGTCTGATGTGCTGTATGGTATGTTTCAGGCGAAGCAGTCTATCCGACAGGAAGACAACTGCTACCTGGTAGAAGGGTACCTGGATGTGCTTTCGCTACACCAGGGCGGCATTGAAAACGTGGTGGCTTCTTCGGGCACCTCGCTTACTGAGAACCAGATCAAGCTCATCGGGCGGTACACCAAAAACATCACGGTGCTGTATGACGGTGACCCGGCCGGGATTAAAGCCTCTTTACGCGGAATTGACCTGATTCTGGAAGGAGGCCTCAACGTGAACGTGGTCTTGTTCCCTGATGGCGATGACCCGGACAGTTACATCCGCAAAGTAGGGGATACCGCTTTCAAGGCCTACCTGGAGAAACACAGCCAGGACTTTATCTCGTTTAAATCAGAGCTGTACGCGCAGGAAGCCAAGGATAATCCGGTCAAGAAAGCCGATGCCATACGGGAGATGGTGGTGTCCATCGCCAAGATTCCGGATGCCATTAAGCGCTCAGTGTTCCTGAAGCAGTGCAGTTTGCTGTTCGGGATTGACGAGCAGGTGCTGATTTCAGAGTACAACAAGATCCACCTCACGGAGCAAAAGAACTCCCGGTCTCAACCCTCGCAACCATCTTCCTACGGTTCTTCGTCCTCTTCCTACGCTCCCGGTTCCTTTGAGGAAATGGCCGCGGAAGCGGAGGCCGCGGCAGCTGCCGAGGCAGCCATGTACGAGGAGGAAGACCAGCAGGAGACCGACCAGAATTCTGTGCTCCGTACGCGTGAGCGGGAGGTCATTAGGTTTATCCTGAACTACGCCGACAAAGAAGTGGAGGAGGGCCTCACTGCCAGCCAATTCATGTTGGGCGAGTTGGAAGACATTGAATTTAAGACCCCTATTTACAAAAAGCTGTTTGATCTGTGCCGCCTCAAGCTGGAGCAAGGATTTCTGCCTACCGCTTCAGAATTCATGCAGCACGAAGAAAAGGAAATACGCACAGAGGTGGTGGACCTGCTCAGTGAAAAGTACGAGCTAAGCAAAGGCTGGGCCACCCATGAAATTATTGTTCCCCACGAAAGCGACTTGGTTTCTTATGGCTCTGAGCGCGAGGTGCTGCGTCTGAAGTGGCGCAACGTGCAACTCATGATCAAGGAACAAATGGATACGCTCCCCCGCCTGACAGAGGCCCAGGAACTAGACAAAACCCTGCGCACCATCAAGGCCCTGAAAGAGTTTGAAAAGCAAATAGCAGATCTTCTGGGCATAGTGGTAAGCAGATGA
- a CDS encoding DUF6252 family protein has translation MKYLRSLFLLLAPLFLFSCLEEEAPAPENYFITQKDGVKWESEQGASVGLRKGQDSKDADSLFIGGHKVDGWVSMSIGFKGVGTYKLPATGQARYYGLVGGDVVVSSYKLDKDDGNAEIVITEWNPDANVIKGTFRFRARKLTEYSTGSPETVNFTQGEFQGKVNSMP, from the coding sequence ATGAAGTATTTACGCTCCCTGTTCCTGCTCTTAGCACCTTTGTTCTTGTTTTCTTGCTTAGAGGAGGAAGCTCCTGCACCAGAAAATTATTTTATTACCCAAAAGGATGGGGTAAAATGGGAGTCAGAACAAGGAGCTTCTGTTGGTCTAAGGAAAGGTCAAGATTCAAAGGATGCTGATTCTTTGTTCATTGGAGGGCACAAGGTAGATGGATGGGTTTCTATGTCCATTGGGTTCAAGGGGGTTGGCACCTATAAACTGCCTGCTACCGGCCAGGCACGTTACTATGGCTTGGTAGGCGGCGATGTAGTGGTCAGTTCGTATAAATTAGACAAAGATGACGGGAATGCCGAAATCGTGATTACGGAGTGGAATCCTGATGCTAATGTGATCAAGGGCACTTTTCGGTTTAGGGCCAGAAAATTGACGGAATATAGCACTGGTTCACCTGAAACTGTAAACTTCACCCAGGGCGAGTTCCAGGGGAAAGTGAACTCTATGCCTTGA
- the fahA gene encoding fumarylacetoacetase — MLNANDPSLHSWIQIAPESDFQIQNLPFGIFQAADRDPRVGVAIGEYVLDVYVLTQHGLFDMLDVEDPTVFHRPFLNDLMSLGRTIWRQVRGRISELLRNDNPEIRDNRTLMAECLLKQKDVQMLLPVLIPNYTDFYSSIEHATNVGSMFRDPANALLPNWKHLPVGYHGRASSIVPSGVPIRRPKGQTKPADAEVPIFGPTKQLDFELEVAFITGQPTQLGNSLTTEEAEEYIFGMVLFNDWSARDIQAWEYVPLGPFLAKNFGSSISPWVVTLDALEPFRVPGPVQDPKVLPYLEYSGNKNLDIQLEVTLQAPGSAEEAVICRSNYKHMYWNMNQQLAHHTVNGCNLEVGDLYASGTISGPTTDSYGSMLELTWRGTKPLQLPNGTERKFLQDGDVITMRGYAEKNGVRVGFGEVRTEILPAF, encoded by the coding sequence ATGCTCAACGCCAACGACCCATCGCTCCACTCCTGGATTCAGATTGCCCCAGAAAGTGATTTCCAGATCCAGAACCTGCCTTTCGGGATTTTTCAGGCAGCAGACCGGGACCCGCGGGTGGGCGTAGCCATTGGCGAGTACGTGTTGGATGTATACGTGCTCACCCAGCATGGGCTCTTTGATATGTTGGACGTGGAAGACCCCACTGTATTCCACCGCCCCTTCCTCAACGATTTAATGTCTTTAGGCAGAACTATCTGGCGCCAGGTGCGGGGCCGCATTTCTGAACTCCTGCGCAATGACAACCCTGAGATTAGAGACAACCGGACCTTGATGGCCGAGTGCCTCCTGAAGCAGAAAGATGTGCAGATGCTTCTGCCAGTGCTCATTCCTAACTACACAGACTTCTACTCCAGCATTGAACACGCCACCAATGTGGGCTCTATGTTCCGGGACCCCGCCAATGCCTTGTTGCCCAACTGGAAGCACTTGCCCGTAGGCTACCATGGCCGCGCCTCTTCCATCGTCCCGTCAGGGGTACCTATCAGGAGGCCCAAAGGCCAGACCAAACCCGCCGATGCCGAGGTTCCTATCTTCGGGCCTACCAAACAGCTGGACTTTGAGTTGGAGGTGGCCTTTATCACCGGGCAACCTACCCAATTAGGCAATTCCCTCACCACCGAGGAAGCAGAGGAATACATCTTTGGGATGGTTCTGTTTAACGACTGGTCAGCCCGGGATATACAGGCGTGGGAATACGTGCCGCTGGGGCCATTCCTGGCGAAGAACTTCGGCTCCTCCATTTCCCCCTGGGTTGTGACGCTGGATGCTTTAGAACCTTTCCGGGTACCGGGACCGGTGCAGGACCCCAAGGTGTTGCCTTACCTGGAGTACAGCGGAAACAAGAACCTGGATATTCAACTGGAGGTAACGCTGCAGGCACCGGGCTCAGCGGAAGAGGCGGTAATTTGCCGGTCCAATTACAAGCACATGTATTGGAACATGAACCAGCAGTTGGCGCACCATACGGTAAATGGCTGCAATCTGGAAGTAGGTGACCTGTACGCCTCAGGGACCATCAGCGGTCCTACTACAGACTCTTATGGTTCTATGCTGGAGTTGACGTGGCGCGGCACCAAGCCGCTGCAACTGCCCAACGGCACCGAACGCAAGTTCCTCCAAGATGGCGATGTTATTACCATGCGCGGCTACGCCGAAAAGAATGGCGTTCGGGTAGGATTTGGGGAAGTACGCACTGAGATTCTTCCTGCCTTTTGA
- a CDS encoding META domain-containing protein, with protein MKHLLSFTYLPVRVVLVLLSFISFWGCADSTDDPALSLQGSWMLSQEEPAAYNNFAAPDYGMCSDLIFTKEEDPAETGKFWGYKMNGKLPANSYSGNYQVSEEALFNQTGKLNFVNLVTTEVNATPDVRQFESYYLQALRDVDTFEVKNDVLTLSSSEKNVKLVFVRGASSCGN; from the coding sequence ATGAAGCATTTGCTTAGTTTCACTTATCTGCCTGTACGTGTGGTGCTGGTTTTATTGAGTTTTATTTCGTTTTGGGGCTGTGCTGACTCAACTGATGATCCTGCCCTTTCCTTACAAGGTTCCTGGATGCTGTCACAGGAGGAGCCGGCTGCCTACAACAATTTTGCCGCCCCAGATTACGGCATGTGCTCTGATCTTATCTTCACCAAAGAGGAGGATCCTGCTGAAACTGGTAAGTTCTGGGGGTACAAAATGAACGGGAAGCTTCCTGCAAATTCCTACTCCGGAAATTACCAGGTTTCAGAAGAAGCGCTTTTCAACCAAACCGGCAAGTTGAACTTTGTCAACCTGGTGACTACTGAGGTAAACGCCACACCCGACGTAAGGCAGTTTGAGAGTTATTATCTCCAGGCTTTACGGGACGTGGACACCTTTGAAGTAAAGAATGATGTGCTCACCCTTTCGTCTTCAGAAAAGAACGTGAAACTGGTCTTTGTAAGAGGTGCCTCTTCGTGTGGCAATTGA